From the genome of Thermostichus vulcanus str. 'Rupite':
CCTGCGCCCGTAGATCTGCCGGGATCCCGAGCGGTTCCAGTTGGGTTTCAGCACGCGCTTGCGCGGCGGCGATCAGTTCTGGCAAATCTGCAGCGGCTTGGCCAGCCTGCAACAGCACTTGGCTTGAATCTTGCAACAAACTGGCTGCTTCCACAAACAGCAGCAACTGGGGCACCCGGATCGTTGGAAATACCATGGTCAACCGGGTTGGGGATCCGCAGGGTCTGGCTGTTCCAATCCCCGGGATCCCACAGATTCCGGTTCCGTTTCTGGGACGGGGTGGGGTGAGGCGGGCTGATGCCAGTGCCAGCCGATCAGAGCATCGTACAGAAAGCTCCAAAACTCGCCCTTCTGCCAAATGCCAAGGGTTTGCTGGCAGTTGCGCGCATCCAAATCGGGTTTGGCAGCCCAATAGGCAGCCTGATATTTGTACCAGGGCACGGAAGGCCAGAGGTGATGAATCAGGTGGTAGTTTTGCCCCAGCAGAAGAATATTCGTCAACCAACCGGGATAGACACGGGCGTTATACCACCGTTCTTGGGATTGA
Proteins encoded in this window:
- a CDS encoding fatty acid desaturase, with product VNHPEDDPDHYVSTGGPLWLIAPRFFYHEVFFFKRQLWRKGRWDLLEWGLSRLVVILTFGLAIAFGYTDYLMNYWLPPACLMGLLLGLFFDYLPHRPFQSQERWYNARVYPGWLTNILLLGQNYHLIHHLWPSVPWYKYQAAYWAAKPDLDARNCQQTLGIWQKGEFWSFLYDALIGWHWHQPASPHPVPETEPESVGSRGLEQPDPADPQPG